The following coding sequences are from one Pecten maximus unplaced genomic scaffold, xPecMax1.1, whole genome shotgun sequence window:
- the LOC117320197 gene encoding LOW QUALITY PROTEIN: deformed epidermal autoregulatory factor 1 homolog (The sequence of the model RefSeq protein was modified relative to this genomic sequence to represent the inferred CDS: deleted 1 base in 1 codon), with product MSEVDIAEDLPNGDDSAFADEQHDGSGDASNSVVQAVDTENDGHSTISAEHVFVATSQGLLTAAEHFQEANGLKTTHIVIHDQTLTVDSSGLKTPTTPIPPPTPATPLSREKGLKYQWDDSVHMTILPVRCKHTNGELHKAKFGSGGRGRCIRAFDDEWFTPNEFEAKSGRASSKDWKRSIRYGGRTLQCLIEDGILQPHATSCTCAACCDDESVVSYCYC from the exons ATGTCTGAAGTCGACATTGCCGAAGATCTACCGAATGGTGACGATTCGGCTTTCGCGGATGAGCAGCACGATGGAAGCGGCGATGCTTCAAACTCTGTAGTTCAGGCTGTAGATACAGAAAACGACGGCCACAGCACAATAAGTGCTGAACATGTATTTGTTGCAACGTCGCAGGGTCTTCTGACAGCTGCAGAACATTTTCAAGAAGCAAACGGCCTTAAAACGACACACATTGTCATTCATGACCAAACTCTGACAGTTGATTCTAGTGGTCTGAAGACACCTACCACCCCTATA CCCCCTCCCACCCCTGCTACACCACTAAGCCGAGAGAAGGGATTGAAATACCAATGGGACGATTCTGTACACATGACAATTTTACCAGTGCGTTGTAAACACACGAATGGAGAGCTGCACAAAGCTAAATTTGGTTCAG GAGGAAGAGGGCGTTGTATCAGAGCATTTGATGACGAATGGTTCACTCCTAACGAATTTGAGGCTAAGAGTGGACGTGCAAGCAGCAAGGATTGGAAGCGAAGTATCCGCTACGGAGGCAGAACGTTGCAGTGTCTGATTGAAGATGGTATCCTCCAGCCCCATGCCACCTCTTGTACATGTGCAGCTTGTTGTGATGATGAATCTGTGGTTAGTTACTGTTACTGTTAG